ccggggctacacagcggggtatttatataaactatagtagggtttctgtagcaaacaccccagctgtaccagtgcaggaatggctgcccccggggctacacagcggggtatttatataaactatagtagggtttctgtagcaaacaccccagctgtaccagtgcaggaatggctgcccccggggctacacagcggggtatttatataaactatagtagggtttctgtagcaaacaccccagctgtaccagtgcaggaatggctgcccccgggactacacagcggggtatttatataaactatagtagggtttctgtagcaaacaccccagctgtaccagtgcaggaatggctgcccccggggctacacagcggggtatttatataaactatagtagggtttctgtagcaaacaccccagctgtaccagtgcaggaatggttgcccccggggctacacagcggggtatttatataaactatagtagggtttctgtagcaaacaccccagctgtaccagtgcaggaatggctgcccccggggctacacagcagggtatttatataaactatagtagggtttctgtagcaaacaccccagctgtaccggtgcaggaatggctgcccccggggctacacagtggggtatttatataaactatagtagggtttctgtagcaaacaccccagctgtaccagtgcaggaacggctgcccccggggctacacagcggggtatttatataaactatagtagggtttctgtagcaaacaccccagctgtaccggtgcaggaacggctgcccccggggctacacagcggggtatttacctgtatataaactattgtagggtttctgtagcaaacaccccagctgtaccagtgcaggaatggttgcccccggggctacacagcggggtatttatataaactatagtagggtttctgtagcaaacaccccagctgtaccagtgcaggaatggctgcccccggggctacacagcggggtatttatataaactatagtagggtttctgtagcaaacaccaaGTGAGGCTTGGCACGTTCTTGCTTTCCTAGAGCAGAGCTCTTCAACCGTTCTCACGTAGTGGGATTGTTTCTTATGATCCATGTTCTAGGGCCAGATTATACTAAAATTATACTATATGCCTACTGTACAATGAAACCGCCATGTTGTCCAGCTATCCTGCAGGCTGGAAGGGTTCCTCCCAAATAGTTTTTTTATGGTCCCTGCCAAGTTATAGCACCCAGAGACATTATTATTTTGATATAATCTGGCCCACAGGCATGTAACATATCAGAAAACTGACCGTACAACTGACCAACAAGTCTATATCTAGGGGAACAATTGGGGGTATGGACATTAATACTGAAACCTGCCATACAACATTCATTTACCTTTGGTTGAGGGCCTTGTTTATAGCCATGCCTCATCGGGAAATTCCCTGCTTCACCCACTGGTTCACTCTACATACAAAATATCCAATCAGACTTGTTCTTCAGAGTTTCAACACTTTCGCCACTTCACGCCTGAAGGAACCATTGTTGCCTTAGGTTCATGTCAAAACATTACGgaatactgtacattacattttttttttttttttcaaaatacactcCTAGGCGCAAAGCTACAGAGGGAAGGGGGAGTGGATGGGTGAGGGAGAAAATGGGAGATAAGGATGGTGGGAGTTCACTGGCCTGAAGCTTTATTGGAGAAGGAGAGGGGGTGTTCAGTCATCTTCTTCCTCaacaggaagtcatctccttcctcAAGGCTGAAGATCAGGCTGCGGCATTCTTGGGTAGTCATCCATTGCTTCCTCAGAATGAGGCAAGTCCTGGAAAACCACAAAATGTCATTAACAAAGTTCCAGGGCTTGAAACAAATGAGCAATCCCAAAAGCTCTTTCCTTATGAACTATGGGCAATGCCAGTAGCTACACAGGTTGTGGCCATGCATAGAGGGTTCTTAGGCCAAGTCCACTTTTGATAGCCATCCATGAAATATCCTTGTGCTTGTTAGTTAGCCTAAATGTGCCCATAAAGACTGCAGTGGCAGATGGGAGCCCTGGAATAGACTCCAACAAACACTTGGCTTTGGCCAACTCGTGCGTCGTCTTTTATACATGTATactattatacgtggaattggcactgtatttaccctgctgtggcttctggggtattatacatggaattggcacagtatttatccgctgtggcttctggggtattatacatggaattggcactgtatttatcctgctgtgggttctggggtattatacatggaattggcactgtatttatcctgctgtgggttctagggtattatacatggaattggcactgtatttatcctgctgtgggttctggggtattatacatggaattggcattgtatttatcctgctgtggcttctggggtattatacatggaattggcattgtatttatcctgctgtgggttctggggtatttatcctgctgtgtgttctggggcattatacatggaattggcactgtatttatcctgctgtgggttctggggtattatacatggaattggcactgtatttatcctgctgtggcttctggggtattatacatggaattggcactgtatttatcctgctgtggcttctggggtattatacatggatttgacactgtatttatcctgctgtgggttctggggtattatacatggaattggcattgtatttatcctgctgtgggttctggggtatttatcctgctgtgtgttctggggcattatacatggaattggcactgtatttatcctgctgtttgttctggggtattatacatggaattggcactgtatttatcctgctgtgggttcgggggtattatacatggaattggcactgtatttatcctgctgtgggttcgggggtattatacatggaattggcactgtatttatcctgctgtgggttctgggatattatacatgggattggcactgtatttatcctgctgtttgttctggggtattatacatggaattggcactgtatttatcctgctgtgggttcgggggtattatacatggaattggcactgtatttatcctgctgtgggttcgggggtattatacatggaattggcactgtatttatcctgctgtttgttctggggtattatacatggaattggcactgtatttatcctgctgtgggttctggggtattatacatggaattggcactgtatttatcctgctgtgggttctgggatattatacatggaattggcactgtatttatcctgctgtttgttctggggtattatacatggaattggcactgtatttatcctgctgtgggttcgggggtattatacatggaattggcactgtatttatcctgctgtgggttcgggggtattatacatggaattggcactgtatttatcctgctgtgggttcgggggtattatacatggaattggcactgtatttatcctgctgtgggttctgggatattatacatggaattggcactgtatttatcctgctgtgggttctggggtattatacatggaattggcactgtatttatcctgctgtgggttctgggatattatacatggaattggcactgtatttatcccgctgagggttctggggtattatacatggaattggcactgtatttatcctgctgtgggttctggggtattatacatggaattggcactgtatttatctactgtgggttctggggtattatacatggaattggcactgtatttatctactgtggcttctggggtattatacatggaattggcactgtatttatcctgctgtttgttctggggtattgaCCTTTCCTGGAATAATAATTTGGAATCCATGTAGAAAATGCACAAAACAATCGccctgtgcctaatgtacaaACAGTGTAGTCTGTTCACTGGAAATGACACAACAAAAGTTACTAATTGGCAGGTACAAATATACATGGTTCATAATTAGGAAATCCTCACATCGCTACATTGATAGTCATAGTGTCACGTGACCATAGTTTACAACAAACAGAGAATTATCTCTTATTAATTAATTATCTCTGGACTGCAAAGTCAGACAGTGCCAGCGAGACCGGCCAAGAGGATTGGTTTCCATTGCCTGCTCGGATGTACACTACACAACATACACAGACCATTGTGTTCCCTGTGACAAGTAATTACCTGCTACGGGCAAGGCATATTCCTTCCAAACAGGTTTGGTGAGGTTCCCACGTGCGAGAAATGGGACTGACTATTTTTAGGTATTTGTTTTACCCTTATCCAGTGAGTGACGCATACGGCACAACAAAGTGAACTCATACCTGGGAGGGACATATATTCTTCGAAAAGATGTTGGCCAAGATGAGATGGCGCTCCATTGTACCCGTCTCTTTAACAGCAGCTCACACCGTGGCCGAAACAATGGAGTTTGCAGGCATCATCCTGCTTCTGTTAGGTAAGTACCTATATAAGTAGGAGCTGTGGGTTATGTGAGTAAGAACACTGTATATTCTTCTGAGGCTTAGTTTGGGGCAGGACCCCGGTTCATAAAATCCCTAATGTGTCCAGCAAAGGAGCTAGCTAGGTCTGAATGGAATTACTAATTCTCTATAATGAACCCATTCAACTTGGCTACAAAGATGGTTCCTATTGCATGGACTCCTGAGTCctataggtgcccatacacccACCGATATTATTGTAGGAAACAAGTTGTTGACGAGGTGACCGATatagcaaaagccttggatattggtcgtcttgtcAGTTGGGCAGGTCTTATCCAAACATTGCCTATACGCTAAATTGTCAGACGGGTAGGATTCCTATTGTTTCTGGCGATTCAGCTCTTCACATTAGTGGAACAGACATGATCAGTGGAGACCAATGATCACAAGAAAGATCATTATTGtaatgtgtggccaccttaagagtgaagacacacagagcttactagtagcagctactaaaaaagacaatgctgatcatttactgataatggtctctatgtgtgttttggcagaggcaattctcactatggtaggatattttctggcttttaatagccttcaaaaagtagctgctactagtagcccagtgtatcTTCACTGACTGGGCTACTAGTAGACTTGTACAGTCTGCTTTGTTCTTGGTTTTTCCTGTTGGACCTCAGGCTGTCGGGCAACAAAAGTGGATTAATGGACACTCGTGGCAGTTTGTTTTTGGCCCCATTCACCTTCTGGGTTTCGGCTTCTCTTAATCCAGGGATAAGTTCTTCTAAATGTGGAGATCCTAGGATTGTTGCCTGTCTGGTTTTGAGAAGAAGAGATCAGGTTTGCCTTTTGCTGTTTGTTTCTGTCCAGGTTTCGTGTGTccacaaaatgtatatttacatcAGGGTTGCTCTATTTGTGTGGGTTCTCCAATCGTACGTCTAGACCCAATATTGGTTCTGAATATATTAGAGTAAGATGGACCTATTGTGTGGCTCCAGGAGGAAGCTTAGGAGTCCGATGCAGAATAATGCTTTTATctactgaaacagtgtagcttTATTATGTGTTCTATTAGGGTGCACTTTATCATCAGTGCTTTGAAAATGAATACTAGAAGTCCTTTCTACATATTAAGGGTGCCCCTATGGGACAAATTTATGAAGGCGGCATAAAAAGCAGCACAGAAACACAATTTTCTGCTTCAGATATAACGCTGCTACTCGCAGAGCTAGGAAACGTGTAGGAACCTGCGTATGTGGAATTCTATAGGAAACTTGCATGGCTTGCTCAAGTCGCTTCTGTTTCTATTGTTCTTATATACTGATTGAGATGTAGAATTTTGGCATAAAGCAAGCGGTTCCATAATAAAGTGCTCCCcatgcccgaccgttcctcccctgacgcgttaaacttacgagctctcaggggaggacgtcaggtggggggaccctgcggggggttaggggggcgggggcacctgcagagcccctggggcagaagccccggtgggccttgcacccccaagtccgaccctggaacAGGTATAAGCAGTTTCAATGTATATACAggaatggaacctgttatccagaatgcccaggacctggggtttactggATGAGGGATCTATAGAAATTTActtgaaaaaaatttaattatgtaattaaaatgagagatggccttcctgtacttctggagctttctggataaatggtttcTGATCAATGGATCCAATCCCTGTGTTTTCAGAaaatgtcttaaggtggccatacatgttgcgaTCTGCTCATTTGAGGAGGTcaaagtggatcttctcctgatatgcctaccTAAGGAGGGCGACATCAGCCTAAActgattatttggccctagggccaatgatccaattaaaatggtgggtatagATGACGTTGGCCCGAATCAATGAGGccatgtggtccccaatctgacccAATAGAGATCTGCCCAAATGTAGGTcaaatattggttgggtaggcccatcaggggtgcccatacacagataaGCTCCAGAATTGGTCTGGATGAACCAAATCGACAGCTGAATCTGCCCTTGTCTGGCCAGTTTAGCAACCTAAGTAAGGTTATACTGGGCCAAAGAGGAGGCAAATGACAAGTTCCTAGAAGATAACAATCTTGTATCTCCTGATTTTAAAAGACTATACACTGATCCTAAAAGCCAATGTGGATTTACTCTGAGGAATTAGCCAGGAATTGAGATGATCTGCCAATCTCAGCAGCTTTGGCCTTCTTACATCTCAAAATGGGGATGGGGGGTGGAGCTAAACCTTTATGCGTTGCTGTTCACAGATTTAAGCATTGTTGTGAGGTTAtcttcatataaatgttaaaccACTTGCAGAATAGTTAGTATAACTGTTACTAACAACAATGTTGTAGCTCGGCCCAGATGACCCCCACAGTCTTGTTGAAGAAGAAGCCCTACAATTATCAGGCAGTGATGGAGCTTAGTCATCCTAGCCGATGCACAGAACTTTAGAGAAAATCTTTTTGTACTGCCTGGTTTCCTTCATACAGTTATGGCTTTAGGCTCTTTTGCAACCTATTGTAAAGGTAATGTGACTTGAGTTTGTCTAAAGTGTTATAAGTGATGTAGGAACTCTACTGATCATGGGTGTTGGCCGGTCTCTTTTAGTATTGTTTATAAAGGTGTAATTATGGTAGGAGGTCGTCTTTCATAAGTGATCTGGACCTTTCTTTATTGTAGCGATGTTTTGTTCAGGGTCAGTATCTAAGGTAACATCCAGGGCGGTTATGTTTTCACTCAACTGCTCAACAAATCACTAAGGTTCACTCTTTGCCCTAGTCCAAATGAACGGGAGATCAATAGCAATTAACAAAGGACTTGACACTCCGCCCATGTCAACTTATGTTTGACTAATTGCTGGGTTTTAAAGTCATTATGGAGCTAACAAACAAAGACCTCAAGGTTAATCTCCCTTCCTGGCAAGTCCCATTGAGCTAGAGTAAATCCATATTGGCTTGTAGGATCAGCGTTAGGTCCCCTTAATCTCGTTATCTCTTGATTTTGTTGTTTTGTAGTAATTTGTCATTATCTCTACTTTGGTTCCAATATAACCTGAAAATATAGAGCAGGTAATACCTTTTATTGGATAAGTAGGGGCCAGTTTTTGGGACTTCTTAGGACCCTGCTACCATGGAGGAAATGGCAATGGCAATGGTTGTCCACGATAAATCTTGGCTTTATGTAGGGGCATATTTgttataatgtgtaagccaacatcactggtgatgttgcccatagcaaccagtcagatgtttgcttttgtattctaaaggtgcccatacacatgaagatccgctcgcttggtgaggtcacctacgggtgggctatatcgggAAACATGTAGGcaaattagatcatttggccctggccctcaaattataatggcggcaatggggcaaccagtttggggaccgcatcaatgagccgatgtggtccccgatccgactaaatattttaaactgcccgatcgatatctggccaatttcaagaccgatatcggtcgggcatgcccctcgttcctgcccctacacgggccaataagctgccgaaacggtccaagggaccgatattggcagctataatttgtaggtgactgttcaaatctaactACTGATTGatcgctatgggcaacatcatcggtgatgttgGCTTGGACGCTATATTAAATATAGTGTAATAATATGCCCCTTGTACAGCGCATAACCACAGAGGCTAAGAGGATCATAATACCTGGGTTTCAAATATTCATAGGAGGCCTAGCTCTGTGCCTGAGCCTGTGAAAGTAGTTGTAGGCCCTAGTCAACTGTGAGTAGTTGTGCTGTAACTCTCTTAAATCTTTCTCCCTCAGTTTCTGCATCCCCCACAGTCTCTCAGAATACAACGGCCAGCCCTCGAATATGTGGTTCTCCCTTGGTTTCAAGTAGGATCGTAGGAGGTACCGATGCTACCAATGGGGCGTGGCCCTGGCAGATCAGTCTACGCTACAAAGGGTCACATATCTGTGGGGGGTctgtgatctccaaccagtggatCATGACAGCCGCCCACTGCTTTGAATAGTAAGTGTCTCTAGCTAAATGTCAGTAGAACCTTTCCTAGGGCAAACAAGGAACATCTAGGAATAATCCTAACATTTAGCAAGCAATGAAACCACAGAAATAAGAGCCACAACCACAATCCGTTTCATTGAATGGGTTCTTCTTGCAGACCTGGATGGTTTGCTAGTTGCCGATTGTTGTGTAGCCCACATAAAGGCAGTGATTTCCACTTTTGTTGGGCTTCCCTATCTATATTTTCACTAGATGCTCCTGAAGGACCACCCTAAAGTGGAATTCTGTGTGAAAGTTTGTTTGCTCTCCTAGATGTTCCTCTATATTTACTACACTCAGAGTCAAAGGTGATGGCAACCTTTACCATTCCATATAAGTTCTGATTTGTTTATTTTCCCACCAGCTCTAGGACTCCATCTGACTATCAGGTTCTTCTTGGTGCATACCAGCTATCGGTCGCATCAGCTAGTGAGCTCCTTTCCAGTGTAGCCCGTGTTATTGTGAACCCATCGTTCACTATCCCAGGGGGCCCAGGAGACATCGCTCTACTGAAGCTTACAAGTCCCGTTGCCTATACCGAGTACATCCTTCCAGTCTGCGTGCCTTCATCCGCTAGTGGCTTTTACGAAGGCATGCAATGCTGGGTAACCGGATGGGGCAACATTGGCTCTGCAGGTGAGTGATTTTCCtgttatactaaggggcacatttactaacccacgaatccaaatccgaattggaaaaattccgattggaaaacaaacattttgcgactttttcatattttttgcgattttttttttttttttttttttttttttttttgtcgcctttacaacttttcggaaattgtcgcgactttttcgtaaccattacgacttgtgcgaaaaaacgcaagtttttcgtagccattacgattcgctcgtattttgtcgcgactttttcgtattgagcggcaggcaaaactttcagacttagcatgattttggaagcctcccataggactcaatggcaccctgcagctccaacccagcccaaggaaagtctcccatagggctcaatggcactctgcagctccaacccggcccaaggaaagtctcccataggactcaatggcaccctgcagctccaacccagcccaaggaaagtctcccatagggctcaatggcactctgcagctccaacccggcccaaggaaagcctcccatagggctcaatggcactctgcagctccaacccggcccaaggaaagcctcccatagggctcaatggcactctgcagctccaacccggcccaaggaaagcctcccatagggctcaatggcactctgcagctccaacccggcccaaggaaagcctcccatagggctcaatggcactctgcagctccaacccggcccaaggaaagtctcccatagggctcaatggcactctgcagctccaacccggcccaaggaaagtctcccatagggctcagtggcactctgcagctccaacccggcccaaggaaagtctcccatagggctcaatggcactctgcagctccaacccggcccaaggaaagcctcccatagggctcaatggcactctgcagctccaacccagcccaaggaaagtctcccatagggatcaatggcactctgcagttccaacccggcccaaggaaagtctcccatagggct
The genomic region above belongs to Xenopus tropicalis strain Nigerian chromosome 9, UCB_Xtro_10.0, whole genome shotgun sequence and contains:
- the LOC548809 gene encoding uncharacterized protein LOC548809; this encodes MRWRSIVPVSLTAAHTVAETMEFAGIILLLLVSASPTVSQNTTASPRICGSPLVSSRIVGGTDATNGAWPWQISLRYKGSHICGGSVISNQWIMTAAHCFEYSRTPSDYQVLLGAYQLSVASASELLSSVARVIVNPSFTIPGGPGDIALLKLTSPVAYTEYILPVCVPSSASGFYEGMQCWVTGWGNIGSAVTLPYPQTLQQVMTPLISWSTCNQMYHVQSGISSNIAIVPKDQICAGYAAGQKDSCQGDSGGPLVCQLQGVWYQIGIVSWGDGCAQASRPGVYTLVPNFKSWLSSYNATTDNPDTSSYAQKSHSPAIHIHTLLIATCLLLYS